Within Vannielia litorea, the genomic segment TCACCGTCAACGGCGAGCGTCTGGCCCGGGGCTTTCCCGGATGGCGCGACATCACCGCCCCCGCTCCCGTGGGACTCGACGAGGCGAAGGGCTTGCTGGCCGAGGGGGAGGCCCTGATCGCCTTTCACCAGGGCGACGAACATCTCTATCTCTGGCTGGTGGCGCGGGACCGGGTGATCTGGCACCGGGTTGCACTGCCGCGCGGCGATGCAGCCCAGCTCGTGGCGCTTTTCCGGGAAGGCATGGGGTTGACCGGCACCCTGCGCGGGGCGACCGCGCTCAAGCCCAAGAGCGCCGCCGCCGAGGTGCCCGACTTCAACCGCCCGCTGGCTGCCAACCTCTACGTGCTGCTCTTCGGCGCTTTCGCGCAGGAGTTGGAGGCCTATCCGAACCTCAGGATTGTCCCGGATGGCGCCTGGATCGGCCTGCCCTTCGCCGCCCTTCTCACCGGCTACGACGATGCCACGGCGCCGGTCACGCCTGGCCTCTTGCGCGAGGCCTCCTGGCTGGTGCGGCGGCATGCCATCACGGTGATGCCCTCGGTGGTGAGCCTGCGGGCCCTGCCCCGCGCCCCGCGCGCATCGGGTCGCAGCACGCTGCTGGCGGTGGGGGACCCGGTGTTCGCGGGCACGGCCAGCGCGATGGAGGTGGCCCGGTCGGGCGGCGAGGCAGTGGACGTGACGGCGCTCGCCCCCCTGCCCGGCACTCGCCGGGAGGTGGAGGCCATTGCCCGCGCTTTCCCCGACACCGCGCAGGTGCTGCTGGGCGCGGCGGCCACCGAGTCCGCCATCCGCGGCGCAGACCTGAGCGACCGCGACGTGATCGTGTTTGCCACCCACGGGCTGATCGCGGGCGAGTTGCAGGGGCTGGAGGAGCCGGCGCTGGCCCTGACCCCGCCGGGCACGCCGAGCGCAGAGGATGACGGACTATTGACCGCGGGAGAGGTGGCGGGGCTGCGGCTCTCCGCCGATTGGGTGGTGCTCTCGGCCTGCAACACGGCGGCGGGCGATGGCGAGGGCGCCGAGGGTCTCTCGGGCCTCGCGCGGGCCTTCTTTGCCGCCGGTGCCGAGAGCCTGCTGGTGAGCCACTGGCCGGTGCGCGACGATGCGGCGGCGCGGCTGACGGCTGCGGCCTTTGCCGAGCTGGAGGCGGACCCCGGTCTCGGCAAGGCCGAGGCGATGCGGCGCTCGATGCTGGCGCTGATGGCCGACGAGAGCGACGCCACGCTGGCGCACCCGCTGGCCTGGGCGCCCTTCTTCGTGGTGGGAGGCGGCTCGTGATCCGGGCGGTTCTGCTCTGCCTCTGCCTGGCCGCCCCGGCGCAGGCCCAGGCCCCCGACCCGGTTGACCTGCTCGACCGCTTCGATGCCATCGTGGAAGAGAGCGGCGGGCTGGGGCTCGAGTTCGAGCTGACCCGCGCGCTGGAGGCCGCCCGTGCCGAGGGGCCTCTGGATGCAGACTGGGCCCGGGTGATGACCGTGGCCGCCGTGCAGCTGATGGCCGGGCTGGCGCGCTACGAACGCGGCTTTGCGCTTTTCGACGAGGCCGAGACGCTGGTCGAGGACGGCAGCGGCCTGCATCACTTCGTCCTCGCCTGGCGCGCGTATTTCGAGTTCTGGTGGGGCCATGCAGACCGGGGCCGTGCCACCCTGGCCCGCATCGACACGCCGCTGGAGGACTGGCTGGGAGAGGAACAACGCGCCTTCATCGCGGACCACCGCGAGGATGCGGCGCGCGTGGCCGCCTCCGAGGGGTTTGCCTATGCCTCCGGCCTTGCCGTGGAAGGCGGGCAGATGATGGTGCAGGGCGATATCGACCAGAGCGAGCAGATGTTGCGCGGGTTGCGCTTGCCGCCCGAGGTGGCCGAGGCCGAGCCCCTGGTCGCCGTCTACAATTCGGTGGTGGCGATGAACCTCTTCACCGGGGCGCTGCTGCGCGGAGCGCCCGATCTGGCGCGGGCACAGCTGTTGCTGGCAGTGGACGACCTCACCACCGGGCCCCCCGAGACGCCGCGGCTGCGGGAGGACATCATCGCCGACCCTGACGCCTGGTCTGCGGCGCAGGACATGCTCTTTGCCATGGCCGGGCACCTCGACCGCCCCGACGATGCGGATCTCAGGGAGATGATCCTTTCCGCCCTCCGTCCGGGAGAGGGCTCGAGCCCGGCCCAACGGGCGGATTGGTCCGTGCAGCAGGCGGGAATGGCCGCCGACGCGGCACATTGGGCCAGGGCAGCAGAAGAGGCGGAGGCGGCGCTGGCCACCGGCGCGCTCGATGCCGATGACAGCCTGACCTGGCGCACCAACCGGGAGATATATCGCGCACGCGCCGCGCGGGAGGCCGGGCAGCCTGTCGATGCGGAGGCGCTGCTTGCCCGGTACGAAGAGATCGTCGAGGCAGAGGACGCCCTGCCCCTGATCCGGATCTCCCGCACGGCGCTCATTGTCAGCGAGCTCCATCTTGCCGGCGAGAACCTCGTGGCCAACCTGATCGGGCGCGATCTCTTCGATTACATGGCCATTCTCCAGGGCCAGAGCCTCCAATCGGGCGAGACCGTGGCCGCGATGGCGGCCTTTTGGCGCGAGGCGGCGGACCATACCATCGCCGCAGGTTTCATCATGGCGCACCACCCGCAGAACGACGAAGCCGCCCCGGAGGGCGGCTGTCAGACGTTTCTGGAGATCGAGATGTGCACCGCCAGCTTTCGCTGAGGCGCTTCGCGGCCAGGGCGATCAGATCGCGGTGGAGACCGGCGTGGGGTAGATGAACCCGTCGATCGGATAGGGCCGGCCATAGGCGTTGGACTGGCTCAGGACCTTGACCACCGACCAGTCGTTCTTGTCGGACACGTCGATCACCGACATGCCAAGGCTGATCTGGTTGCGGTGCCAGTTGGCGTGGTTGATCTCGATCTCGCGGTCGGAGACCACCTTGGAGACCACGGCCACGTGGCCCATCGGCAGCTGGCGCGTGCCGGAGAAGGCCATGACCGCGCCGACCTGCGGCGTGCGGCCGCGAGCGTAGGTGCCGCTGGCGCTGTTCCACCAGGTGTTGGCATTGCCGCGGATCTCGACCCCGCTGGCGTTGCGCGCAAAGGGCACGCACCAGACGCGGGCCCCGGTGGCGCGCAGGCTGCGGGCCTCGGAGATCGCGTAATCGAGCAGCCCGGGCTTGAGCTGCGGTGCCGACATGGTCGAGAGCGTCTCGGTGTTGCGCTGAGCGCCGCAGGCGGCGGTCAGCAGGAGCGCTGCACATAGCAGCGGAAGTCGCAGGGCTTTTGCCCGTATAGGTCTTGCCAGCCTCATCCGTCCCTCGAGTATTTGTTCTCGCTGGAAACGGTGATCACCCAATCGGGAACCAATTTCAAGTTCGCGTGTTAACCAACCTTGGCAAGGCGCGGCGGATTGGCGGAAACCCGCCGCTTTTGAGGCCCCTATTCCGCCGCCTGGCTCTCTATGTGGGCAATTCGTGCACCGGCCTTGTTGGAGGTGACCACCCCGAGCGACTTGAGCTTGCGGTGCAACGCCGACCGTTCCATGCCCACGAAGGTCGCCGTGCGGGAGATATTGCCGCCGAAGCGGTTGATCTGGGTCAGCAGATACTCGCGCTCGAACAGCTCGCGGGCTTCGCGCAGCGGCAGGGTCGCCAGCCCGCCCGAGAGCACCACGCGGCCCTCGTCGTCCTCCGGCGCCTCGCCCCCCTGCAGCTCGCGGGCGTCGATCGGCTCGTGGGTCTCGCCGAGGATCAGGGCGCGTTCGATGATGTTCCTGAGCTGCCTCACGTTGCCCGGCAGGTGCATGGTTTGCAGCAGGGCCTCGGCCTCCTCCGAGAGCGCCCGCGCGACGAGACCCTGGTTGGCGTTGGCCTCGGCGATGAAGTGCTTGGCAAGCTCCGGGATGTCCTCGCGGCGCTCCTCCAGCCCCGGCACCCGGATCGGAACGACGTTGAGCCGGTGATAGAGCTCCTCGCGGAAGGTGCCATGGGCGATCTCGGCTTCGAGGTCGCGGTTGGTGGAGGAAATCACCCGCAGGTCGACGCGGACCTTGTCGCTGCCGCCGACGCGCTGGAACTGCTGCTCCACCAGCACCCGCAGGATCTTGCTCTGGGTGCCGAGCGGCATGTCGGCCACCTCGTCGAAGTAGAGCACACCGCCGTGGGCCTCTTCGAGCAGGCCGGGCTCGACGCCACGGGCATCGCTCTCGCGGCCGAAGAGCACCTCTTCCATCCGGTCGGGCTCGATGGAGGCGGAGTTGACCGAGACGAAGGGGCCCGAGGCGCGGGAGGAGTTGGCATGGATGTAGCGCGCGGCGATCTCCTTGCCGGCGCCGGCGGGCCCGGTCAGCATCACCCGGCCATTGGACTTGGTGACCTTATCGAGCTGGCCCTTGAGCGCCTTGAAGGCGGGCGAGCTGCCGATCATGTCGGTGACCGAAACCTCCTTGCGGCGGAGCTGGCTGTTCTCGCGGCGCAGGCGGGAGGTTTCCATCGCGCGGCGGATCACCACCATCAGCTGGTCGATGTTGAAGGGTTTCTCGATGAAGTCGTAGGCGCCCTGCTTGATCGCCGCCACCGCGATTTCGATGTTGCCGTGACCCGAGATGATGACGATGGGAATGTCGGGATTGTCGCGCTTCACGCTCTTGAGGATGTCGATGCCGTCCATCCGGCTGTCCTTCAGCCAGATATCGAGGATCATCAGCGCGGGCGGCGCCTCGTTGATCGCCGCCATGCAGTCGTCGGAATTGCCCGCGAGCCTGGTCTGGAAGCCCTCGTCGCGCAGAATGTCACCCACCAGTTCGCGGATGTCGCGCTCGTCGTCTACGATCAGAATATCGGTCATTTCTGCTCTTCCTTCCTCTCTCGTCATTCGGCGGCTGCACTGATCTCGAGGCTGCGCGGAAGCCGCACCACGGCAAGGGCGCCACGGTGGGCTCCTTCCGCGAAGGGCTCGGCATCCACCAGATCAAGGCTGCCGCCATGTTCTTCGATGATCTTCTTCACGATGGGCAGGCCGAGGCCGGTGCCCTTTTCTCTTGTCGTCACATAGGGCTCGAACAGGCGGTCGCGGTCTTCGGGCAATCCGATGCCGTTGTCGGCCACCTCCACCACCGCCTCGGAGCCCTCCGTGTGGAGCCGCACCCGCACCTCCGGCACATGGCCTTCGGGTGCGCCCTTTTCCTGCAGGCTCTCGATCGCCTCGCCCGCGTTCTTGATGAGGTTGATCAAGGCCTGGCTGATCATGGTTTCATCCAGCTCCGCCATGACACCACCGGTCTCGTCCTCGAACTTCAGCGCCTCGCCCTGGTTCTCTCGCTGGAGCAGAACCGCGTCGCGCAACACGGCCGACAGATCGACAGGCTTGCGGTCGGGCTCGGGCATGCGGGCGAACTTGGAGAACTCGTCGACGATGCGGCGCA encodes:
- a CDS encoding sigma-54-dependent transcriptional regulator, whose product is MTDILIVDDERDIRELVGDILRDEGFQTRLAGNSDDCMAAINEAPPALMILDIWLKDSRMDGIDILKSVKRDNPDIPIVIISGHGNIEIAVAAIKQGAYDFIEKPFNIDQLMVVIRRAMETSRLRRENSQLRRKEVSVTDMIGSSPAFKALKGQLDKVTKSNGRVMLTGPAGAGKEIAARYIHANSSRASGPFVSVNSASIEPDRMEEVLFGRESDARGVEPGLLEEAHGGVLYFDEVADMPLGTQSKILRVLVEQQFQRVGGSDKVRVDLRVISSTNRDLEAEIAHGTFREELYHRLNVVPIRVPGLEERREDIPELAKHFIAEANANQGLVARALSEEAEALLQTMHLPGNVRQLRNIIERALILGETHEPIDARELQGGEAPEDDEGRVVLSGGLATLPLREARELFEREYLLTQINRFGGNISRTATFVGMERSALHRKLKSLGVVTSNKAGARIAHIESQAAE
- a CDS encoding CHAP domain-containing protein; translation: MRLARPIRAKALRLPLLCAALLLTAACGAQRNTETLSTMSAPQLKPGLLDYAISEARSLRATGARVWCVPFARNASGVEIRGNANTWWNSASGTYARGRTPQVGAVMAFSGTRQLPMGHVAVVSKVVSDREIEINHANWHRNQISLGMSVIDVSDKNDWSVVKVLSQSNAYGRPYPIDGFIYPTPVSTAI
- a CDS encoding CHAT domain-containing protein, with translation MLRTLALMLCLAPLPAVSQQDDPGRLSPLGQADAMFQLAQRVQGTGAARAMQQIALRVAARAAGAEELALERRDLEERRDALRRDMALDESTRRQRLDEIDTALTVNGERLARGFPGWRDITAPAPVGLDEAKGLLAEGEALIAFHQGDEHLYLWLVARDRVIWHRVALPRGDAAQLVALFREGMGLTGTLRGATALKPKSAAAEVPDFNRPLAANLYVLLFGAFAQELEAYPNLRIVPDGAWIGLPFAALLTGYDDATAPVTPGLLREASWLVRRHAITVMPSVVSLRALPRAPRASGRSTLLAVGDPVFAGTASAMEVARSGGEAVDVTALAPLPGTRREVEAIARAFPDTAQVLLGAAATESAIRGADLSDRDVIVFATHGLIAGELQGLEEPALALTPPGTPSAEDDGLLTAGEVAGLRLSADWVVLSACNTAAGDGEGAEGLSGLARAFFAAGAESLLVSHWPVRDDAAARLTAAAFAELEADPGLGKAEAMRRSMLALMADESDATLAHPLAWAPFFVVGGGS